In Synechococcus sp. Nb3U1, one DNA window encodes the following:
- a CDS encoding peptidoglycan D,D-transpeptidase FtsI family protein: MLEGRSRGELSRVALKRASRSRQPALSSGQRSLSGKAGPARIPRRRRTEDGQHLLEQLGLWLGWILGNRIPTAQQLNFRTWTIGLVLVIALFLTGARLIYLQHQQAPMLQERAQAQQRAQLRPFIPRRSILDRHSIAKQQAELLAVDRPVYTLWAHPRLFGRRTPQDIAAALAPVLRRPVEQLTEQLSSTNRAVRVERWVSQEVADQIQALYLDGLELVSERQRIYPQKEMAAEVVGYVDLDHQGQAGLEYAQQGLMERTVQPVTIPRDGYGQLLAAEVPEGLLQSRETVLQLTLDMRLQRAARAALKTQLQRFQALRGTVIILQPRTGEILALVSEPTYDPNRYFEFDPGLFRNWAVTDLYEPGSTFKPINIAIGLDAGAFSADERVYDEGRILIGQWPIQNYDYHQRGAHGWMSVTDILRQSSNVGMVHLMRRLDPRQYYNALVRLGLNERSGVDLPFEPASRLKPLRQFVTVPVERATTAFGQGFALTPLQLASLHCIIANGGWKVQPHVVRGLVEKDTDTLVWGSAQPQPVRVLSEQATLSVRTQMRDVVDFGTGQSAKIEGYEIGGKTGTAQKAGVRGGYLPGKRITSFVGYFPAIRPDYVILAVLDEPRGEDAFGSTTAAPIVRSIIQEIITLEGIRPNAT; the protein is encoded by the coding sequence ATGCTCGAGGGCAGGTCTAGGGGTGAGTTATCTCGGGTGGCCTTGAAACGCGCTTCGCGTTCGCGTCAGCCTGCCCTGAGTTCTGGCCAGCGGTCTTTATCCGGGAAGGCGGGGCCGGCCAGGATCCCCCGCCGCCGCCGCACCGAAGATGGGCAGCACCTTCTGGAGCAACTGGGGCTATGGCTAGGGTGGATCCTAGGCAATCGGATCCCGACGGCTCAACAACTGAACTTCCGTACCTGGACGATCGGCCTGGTGTTGGTGATCGCCCTGTTTCTGACGGGGGCACGCTTGATCTACCTGCAACACCAGCAGGCACCGATGTTGCAAGAGCGGGCCCAGGCTCAACAACGGGCCCAACTGCGACCCTTCATTCCCCGTCGCTCCATTCTGGATCGCCACTCCATTGCCAAGCAGCAGGCGGAACTGTTGGCGGTTGATCGCCCAGTCTATACTCTTTGGGCCCATCCTCGTCTGTTTGGCAGACGCACCCCACAGGATATTGCTGCTGCTCTCGCTCCCGTGTTGCGTCGTCCGGTGGAGCAACTGACAGAACAGCTATCGAGCACCAATCGTGCTGTGCGGGTGGAGCGCTGGGTATCGCAGGAGGTGGCGGATCAAATCCAGGCTTTGTACCTGGATGGGCTGGAGTTGGTGAGCGAGCGGCAACGCATTTACCCACAAAAAGAAATGGCTGCCGAGGTGGTGGGCTATGTAGATCTGGATCATCAAGGTCAAGCCGGATTGGAATATGCCCAACAGGGGTTGATGGAGCGCACTGTACAGCCGGTCACCATTCCCCGCGATGGCTATGGGCAACTGTTGGCGGCGGAAGTGCCGGAGGGCTTGCTGCAATCCCGGGAGACGGTGCTGCAACTGACCCTGGATATGCGCCTACAACGGGCCGCCCGCGCTGCCCTGAAAACTCAATTGCAACGATTTCAAGCGCTGCGGGGTACGGTGATCATCCTGCAGCCGCGAACGGGGGAAATTTTGGCTTTGGTGAGCGAACCCACCTACGACCCCAACCGCTATTTTGAGTTCGATCCGGGCCTGTTTCGCAACTGGGCGGTGACGGATCTGTACGAGCCGGGATCCACCTTCAAACCAATCAACATCGCCATCGGACTGGATGCCGGGGCTTTCTCCGCGGATGAACGGGTGTACGACGAGGGCCGGATCCTGATCGGTCAATGGCCGATCCAAAACTACGACTACCACCAGCGGGGGGCTCATGGCTGGATGAGCGTTACCGATATTCTCAGACAATCCAGCAATGTCGGTATGGTGCATTTGATGCGCAGGCTGGATCCCCGCCAGTACTACAATGCCTTGGTCAGGTTGGGGCTCAATGAGCGCAGTGGGGTGGATCTGCCCTTTGAGCCCGCCAGCCGGTTAAAACCGCTGCGGCAATTTGTCACGGTGCCGGTGGAACGAGCGACTACGGCTTTCGGCCAAGGCTTTGCCCTTACGCCTCTGCAATTGGCCAGCTTGCATTGCATCATTGCCAATGGCGGGTGGAAGGTGCAGCCGCATGTGGTTCGTGGGTTGGTGGAGAAAGATACCGATACGCTGGTGTGGGGATCCGCCCAACCGCAACCGGTGCGGGTTCTCTCGGAACAGGCCACCTTGAGTGTGCGCACCCAGATGCGGGATGTGGTGGATTTTGGCACCGGGCAATCCGCCAAGATCGAAGGCTATGAAATTGGTGGCAAAACTGGTACTGCCCAAAAAGCCGGGGTGCGGGGAGGGTATTTGCCAGGCAAACGCATCACCAGCTTTGTGGGATATTTCCCGGCCATTCGCCCCGACTATGTGATTTTGGCGGTGCTCGACGAGCCTCGTGGGGAAGATGCCTTTGGGTCTACCACTGCTGCCCCGATCGTCCGCTCTATTATTCAGGAGATTATTACCTTGGAAGGGATCCGCCCAAATGCAACTTAA
- the acs gene encoding acetate--CoA ligase: MSQPTLESILQEKRLFPPPPAFAQQARIPPERYQQLCQEAERDPLGFWERLAREELHWFQPWQQVLQWDPPQAQWFVGGQLNLSYNCLDRHLENGRRHKTALIWEGEPGEIRTFTYEQLHREVCRLANGLKALGIQMGDRVGIYMPMIPEALMAMLACARVGAAHTVVFGGFSAEALKERLRDAEAKAVITADGGWRKDAIVPLKPQVDLALAEGVPSVEKVLVVQRTGQAVEMTPGRDVWWHELAPTVSEECPAQPMDAEAMLFILYTSGTTGKPKGVVHTTGGYNLYTHLTCQWIFDLREEDIYWCTADVGWITGHSYIVYGPLSNGATVFMYEGAPRPSKPDCFWDLIARHGISIFYTAPTAIRAFMKSGEALPRQHDLSSLRLLGTVGEPINPEAWMWYHRVIGHERCPIVDTWWQTETGGIMISPLPGVTATKPGSATRPFPGIQADVVDLEGDPAPEGGYLVIRQPWPGMMRTVYKDPQRFRASYWEKIPPKDGQYLYFAGDGAHRDEEGYFWVMGRVDDVISVAGHRLGTMELESALVSHPAVAEAAVVGRPDEIKGEAIVAFVILSEGQEGSEPLRQELMQHVVTEIGAIARPSEICFTEALPKTRSGKIMRRLLRDLASGSGISGDTSTLEDRGVLERLRQGV; this comes from the coding sequence ATGTCTCAACCCACGCTCGAATCAATCCTGCAGGAGAAACGCCTTTTCCCGCCCCCTCCTGCCTTTGCTCAGCAGGCCCGCATTCCCCCCGAACGCTACCAACAGCTTTGCCAAGAGGCCGAACGGGATCCCTTGGGGTTTTGGGAACGGTTGGCGCGTGAAGAACTGCACTGGTTCCAACCCTGGCAGCAGGTCTTGCAGTGGGATCCGCCGCAAGCCCAGTGGTTTGTGGGCGGGCAACTCAACCTCAGCTATAACTGCCTGGATCGCCATCTGGAAAATGGCCGCCGCCACAAAACAGCCCTGATTTGGGAGGGGGAGCCGGGGGAGATTCGCACCTTCACCTATGAGCAACTACACCGAGAGGTCTGTCGCTTAGCCAATGGCCTCAAAGCCCTGGGCATTCAAATGGGGGATCGGGTGGGGATTTACATGCCGATGATCCCGGAAGCCCTGATGGCCATGCTGGCCTGTGCCCGGGTTGGGGCGGCCCATACGGTGGTGTTTGGGGGCTTTAGTGCCGAGGCCCTCAAGGAACGGCTGCGGGATGCAGAGGCCAAAGCCGTGATTACTGCCGATGGAGGCTGGCGCAAGGATGCCATCGTTCCCCTCAAACCGCAGGTGGATCTGGCCCTAGCCGAAGGGGTGCCCAGCGTCGAAAAAGTCCTGGTGGTGCAGCGCACCGGGCAAGCGGTGGAGATGACCCCAGGCCGAGATGTTTGGTGGCATGAACTGGCCCCCACTGTCAGCGAGGAATGTCCTGCCCAACCGATGGATGCAGAGGCGATGCTGTTTATCCTCTACACCTCCGGCACCACGGGCAAGCCCAAAGGTGTTGTCCATACCACCGGCGGCTACAACCTCTACACCCACCTCACCTGCCAGTGGATCTTCGATTTGCGGGAGGAAGACATTTACTGGTGTACCGCCGATGTCGGTTGGATTACAGGGCACAGCTACATTGTCTATGGCCCTCTTTCCAACGGGGCAACGGTGTTTATGTATGAAGGGGCCCCCCGCCCTAGTAAACCCGATTGTTTTTGGGATCTGATCGCCCGGCACGGAATTTCCATTTTCTACACCGCTCCCACAGCGATTCGGGCCTTCATGAAAAGTGGGGAGGCCCTGCCCCGCCAGCATGATCTCTCCTCTTTACGTCTGCTGGGCACCGTCGGCGAGCCGATCAACCCAGAAGCCTGGATGTGGTACCACCGCGTCATTGGCCATGAACGCTGCCCGATTGTGGATACCTGGTGGCAAACCGAAACCGGCGGCATTATGATTTCCCCTTTGCCGGGGGTCACTGCTACCAAACCGGGATCCGCTACCCGTCCTTTTCCGGGCATTCAAGCGGATGTAGTGGATTTGGAGGGGGATCCGGCCCCAGAAGGGGGTTATCTGGTGATTCGCCAACCCTGGCCAGGGATGATGCGCACCGTCTACAAAGATCCCCAGCGGTTTCGAGCCAGCTACTGGGAGAAGATTCCCCCCAAAGATGGGCAATACCTTTACTTTGCCGGGGATGGAGCCCACCGGGATGAAGAGGGTTACTTCTGGGTAATGGGCCGGGTGGACGATGTGATCAGTGTGGCGGGCCACCGCCTCGGGACAATGGAACTGGAATCGGCTTTGGTGTCTCATCCTGCCGTAGCGGAGGCGGCTGTGGTCGGTCGCCCGGATGAGATCAAGGGCGAAGCGATTGTGGCCTTTGTGATTTTATCGGAGGGCCAAGAGGGCAGCGAGCCCCTGCGCCAGGAGCTGATGCAACACGTCGTCACGGAAATTGGGGCGATTGCCAGACCCAGTGAAATTTGCTTCACCGAGGCTTTGCCCAAGACCCGTTCTGGCAAGATCATGCGGCGTCTGTTGCGGGATTTGGCCTCGGGATCCGGCATTAGTGGCGATACCTCCACCCTAGAGGATCGGGGGGTGCTGGAACGGTTGCGGCAAGGAGTGTAA
- a CDS encoding anthranilate synthase component II yields the protein MLVVIDNYDSFTYNLVQYLGELGADLQVFRNDQLSVADLRQLQPEAVVISPGPGRPEEAGISLDLIRELGPVLPILGVCLGHQCIGQVYGGRIVRAPELMHGKTSQIYHQGVGVFEGLSQPFTATRYHSLVIEPSTCPAELEVTAQTGEGMIMGVRHRRYLHIQGVQFHPESILTGEGKRLLSNFLQEAQVFTARSSKSSTPLRETIAVVPSGIPCP from the coding sequence GTGCTGGTCGTCATCGACAATTACGACAGCTTCACCTACAACCTGGTGCAGTATCTGGGGGAGTTGGGAGCCGATTTACAGGTTTTTCGCAATGATCAGCTCTCGGTGGCCGATTTGCGACAGCTACAGCCAGAGGCCGTGGTCATTTCCCCCGGGCCAGGACGACCGGAAGAGGCGGGGATTTCTTTGGATTTGATCCGAGAGTTAGGGCCAGTCCTACCCATTTTGGGAGTTTGTCTGGGGCACCAGTGTATTGGGCAGGTTTACGGAGGCCGGATTGTGCGTGCGCCCGAATTGATGCACGGCAAAACCTCGCAGATTTACCATCAAGGGGTCGGGGTGTTTGAAGGGTTGAGTCAACCTTTTACGGCCACCCGCTACCACAGTCTTGTGATCGAGCCTTCCACTTGCCCTGCCGAGCTGGAAGTAACCGCCCAAACCGGCGAAGGGATGATCATGGGGGTGCGCCATCGCCGTTATCTCCACATCCAGGGCGTGCAGTTCCACCCCGAAAGCATTTTGACAGGGGAAGGCAAACGATTGTTGAGCAATTTCCTACAGGAGGCCCAAGTCTTCACTGCTCGATCGTCTAAGTCATCCACCCCGTTGCGGGAAACCATTGCTGTTGTTCCGTCAGGGATCCCTTGCCCATGA
- a CDS encoding CPP1-like family protein codes for MAEMSPYQVLGISEEASFEEIQSAREQLLANLSADEQQQERVEQAYDAILMQRLRLRKEGKIAVPDRIRYAEQRAATPEPELSVPPPASKTPRWVSRWLDTPSTTDALLPAAILGGLVGWVVLAPDEYPSLQLALGLMACIYLLYRKERRFIRSFLLALAGLSLGLLLAYGIAIPLTGGDAPGALLVGITFGVMWLVTSFLR; via the coding sequence ATGGCTGAGATGAGTCCGTATCAAGTGTTGGGAATCAGCGAAGAAGCCTCCTTCGAGGAGATTCAGTCGGCGCGGGAGCAATTGCTGGCCAACTTGAGTGCGGATGAACAACAACAGGAGCGGGTGGAACAAGCCTACGATGCTATCCTGATGCAGCGGCTGCGCCTGCGCAAAGAGGGGAAAATTGCCGTTCCCGATCGGATTCGCTATGCCGAACAACGGGCTGCTACTCCTGAGCCGGAGCTGAGTGTGCCCCCACCCGCTAGCAAAACTCCGCGCTGGGTCAGCCGCTGGTTGGATACACCTTCTACCACCGATGCCCTCCTGCCTGCTGCCATTTTGGGGGGATTGGTCGGTTGGGTGGTCTTGGCCCCTGATGAGTATCCCTCTCTGCAGTTGGCCCTGGGGTTGATGGCCTGCATTTATCTTCTCTACCGCAAAGAGCGGCGCTTTATTCGCTCCTTTCTCTTGGCCTTGGCGGGCTTGAGTTTGGGGTTGTTGCTGGCCTATGGCATTGCCATCCCCCTCACGGGCGGAGATGCTCCCGGAGCACTGTTGGTGGGGATCACCTTTGGGGTGATGTGGTTGGTGACCAGCTTCTTGCGCTAG
- a CDS encoding cysteine desulfurase family protein, producing the protein MRGSSLLPSVVFMLHLDPALYFDHSATTPPRPEVIEAMQVAMRESWGNPSSLHGWGERATMAMERARQQVADLLNCEPESLLFTSGGTESNNLALFGVAQGHRTPQHLIVSSIEHSSVENAARQLQAQGWQVTRLPVNHFGVVDPEQLKSALQSNTVLVSILHGQNEVGSLQPIAELGRLCREAGVLFHSDCVQTVGRIPLDLSELPIDMLSLSGHKLYGPQGVGALYLRPGVELRPLLRGGGQERRLRSGTQGIPGIVGLGVAAALAAEELAAETERLRSLQRQLGQALQGVPGLIPTGPQDQQQRLPHHLSYCIDRIPGNVLVTAMSRQGIGISAGSACSSGQLIPSRILLAMGYSEAEALGAIRLSLGKATTAAAVEYVARCLRGLLLSGSGSGSLGELRTQPVLVGSFRASGPEA; encoded by the coding sequence ATGAGGGGGTCTAGTCTTCTACCCTCTGTAGTGTTCATGTTGCATCTGGATCCCGCCCTTTATTTTGACCACAGCGCTACCACCCCGCCCCGGCCCGAAGTGATCGAGGCCATGCAGGTGGCTATGCGGGAGAGTTGGGGCAATCCCTCCAGTTTGCACGGCTGGGGAGAGCGGGCGACGATGGCCATGGAACGAGCACGACAACAGGTGGCGGATCTGCTCAATTGTGAGCCGGAGTCGTTGTTGTTCACCTCTGGGGGCACTGAGTCGAATAATCTCGCCCTATTTGGGGTAGCCCAGGGCCACAGGACACCCCAACACCTGATTGTTTCCAGTATTGAACATTCCTCGGTGGAAAATGCCGCCCGTCAGTTGCAGGCTCAAGGGTGGCAGGTAACCCGATTGCCCGTGAACCACTTTGGAGTGGTAGATCCCGAGCAGTTAAAAAGTGCCTTGCAGTCCAATACTGTTTTGGTCTCGATCCTGCACGGGCAAAACGAGGTGGGATCCCTACAACCGATTGCTGAGCTGGGTCGCCTTTGCCGGGAGGCAGGCGTGCTCTTTCACAGCGACTGCGTGCAGACGGTGGGGCGGATCCCGTTGGATCTTTCGGAACTGCCTATAGATATGCTCTCCCTGTCTGGCCATAAGCTCTACGGGCCACAGGGAGTCGGGGCCCTGTACCTGCGACCGGGGGTGGAATTACGGCCTTTGCTACGGGGGGGAGGGCAAGAACGGCGGCTGCGTTCCGGCACCCAAGGGATCCCAGGGATTGTCGGCTTGGGGGTGGCGGCAGCGTTGGCGGCTGAAGAGTTGGCGGCCGAGACAGAACGGTTGCGCAGTTTGCAACGTCAATTGGGTCAGGCATTGCAGGGAGTGCCCGGATTAATCCCGACGGGGCCGCAGGATCAGCAGCAACGCCTGCCCCATCACCTCAGCTACTGTATCGACCGGATCCCGGGCAATGTGTTGGTTACAGCCATGAGTCGCCAAGGCATCGGCATCAGTGCTGGATCCGCCTGTAGCAGTGGGCAGTTGATCCCCAGCCGCATTCTTCTAGCGATGGGCTACTCGGAAGCAGAGGCCCTGGGAGCCATTCGCCTGAGTCTTGGCAAGGCCACCACTGCGGCTGCCGTGGAGTATGTGGCCCGTTGTTTGCGGGGGCTACTCCTTTCTGGGTCGGGATCCGGATCCCTTGGGGAGTTGAGAACTCAGCCAGTGTTGGTCGGTTCCTTTCGCGCCAGCGGGCCGGAGGCCTAG
- a CDS encoding MBL fold metallo-hydrolase yields the protein MNRRQLLQASAGLLGSMAVGLKVGAQTTPEGGATTPVAIEFTSGPSLEGLQLTWLHHSCVLFEAGGTRFLVNPFRPAGCTAGYPAPRVPADLVLLSSRLFDEGALDVVPGNPRVLFQPGDYQVDGIRVQGVRMPRGPRFGVNVGWRWSMAGIDIVHLGGASAPITREQSILLSRPDLLLVPVGGGPKNYDPAGAKAAIEALQPKLVIPTMYRTAAAEGAQCELVPLEAFLGLFPAGAVQPAASNPLILSAQALPPQGTVILSFGE from the coding sequence ATGAATCGTCGTCAATTACTGCAAGCCAGTGCGGGACTACTGGGATCGATGGCGGTGGGATTGAAAGTAGGTGCTCAAACCACTCCTGAAGGGGGGGCAACAACACCTGTAGCCATAGAATTCACCTCTGGCCCCAGCTTAGAGGGGCTGCAGCTGACCTGGCTCCACCACAGTTGTGTTCTGTTCGAGGCGGGCGGCACTCGCTTTTTGGTCAATCCCTTTCGCCCGGCTGGCTGTACGGCTGGCTACCCTGCCCCACGAGTCCCTGCGGATCTGGTGTTGCTCAGTAGTCGGCTGTTCGATGAGGGGGCTTTGGATGTGGTGCCCGGCAACCCACGGGTGCTCTTTCAGCCAGGCGACTATCAAGTAGACGGGATCCGGGTCCAGGGGGTGCGTATGCCCCGCGGCCCTCGCTTCGGGGTGAATGTCGGCTGGCGCTGGAGCATGGCCGGGATCGACATCGTCCATTTGGGCGGTGCATCAGCCCCGATCACGCGGGAGCAATCTATTTTGTTGTCTCGGCCCGATCTGTTGTTGGTGCCAGTGGGCGGTGGCCCGAAAAACTACGATCCTGCTGGGGCCAAAGCCGCCATCGAAGCCCTACAACCGAAGTTGGTGATCCCGACGATGTATCGCACTGCAGCTGCCGAGGGGGCGCAGTGTGAGCTGGTGCCTCTAGAGGCATTTTTGGGCTTGTTTCCCGCTGGGGCGGTTCAGCCTGCCGCCAGCAATCCCCTTATCCTGTCCGCCCAGGCTTTGCCTCCCCAGGGAACGGTGATTCTCTCGTTTGGGGAGTAG